Within Desulfobacter sp., the genomic segment GCCTTGCAGAAATGGAAGACAGCCATGAGCAGATTTTTGCCGGCATGCAAAAGGAACTGGGCGACACCGAAACCGCAGCCACCGCATTTGATCCTGAAGATGAAAATGCCCTCTATCTCAAAGCCCTGGCCGACACCCGGGTATTCTTTGAAAAGGATCAGCCCGAAGCATCCATGAAAGGCATCCTGACCTCGGCCATTGCCGCTGAAAAGGATTCCATTGCATTTTACCTGGGCATGAAGGAACTGGTATCCGAAAAAGCCGGCAAAGCCAGGCTGAACGATATCATCAAAGAAGAGATGAGCCATATCAAGATGCTGGCCGCCAAACTGGTCGACTTCAAATAAAAAATAAAAGCCGGCGGAAGAAATCTTTCTCCCGCCGGCCTTTAGATTTAGCGCATAAAAAAACTCACTGTCTTGACGGACAGTGAGTTTTTTATTTCAAAAATCCTAGGACTTCCACAATCCATGGAGGTTGCAGTAAGCCAGGGCCGTCACCTTGTCAGCATCACATTTAAAGGTCGCTTCGGGAATATTGGAGGGTTCCAGCATCATGCGCTGCACATATTTACCGTCGCAGGAGACCAGTTCGATCCATTCGATCCAATGGTCCGGGGTCATGGGATGGGCGACTGACCCCACACAGACTTTATAGCCGCCGTCAATCTTTTCAATCACGGGCACATGTTTCTCAACGGCCGCGTCAACCGTGTTCTCCACCAGTCGTTCCATGGGTTTTCCGCAGCAGGTCACCGGCGGTTTCTCCCCATGAAGAACCTGCACAATATTACCGCATTTTTCGCATTTATAGATACCTAGTTGCTCAGCCATTGATTTCCTCCTTAAGGATGTGATGATCGTTTTCAGAACCTGTGACCCGGCCTGGAAAAGATAGGCCGGACTGTTGTTTTATATGTTATCGACAAATTTTTTTCCAGGGTTATTTACGCCGCGTGACCTGAGTATCCAATCCATCCATTTCCCCGAAAGTTCACCCTTGCCCCGGGTGGCTTCCTGAAAC encodes:
- a CDS encoding ferritin family protein; protein product: MGNDFNANDIFEIAKQIEINGAKFYRDAANRVDEDAHKQFLTGLAEMEDSHEQIFAGMQKELGDTETAATAFDPEDENALYLKALADTRVFFEKDQPEASMKGILTSAIAAEKDSIAFYLGMKELVSEKAGKARLNDIIKEEMSHIKMLAAKLVDFK
- a CDS encoding desulfoferrodoxin; the protein is MAEQLGIYKCEKCGNIVQVLHGEKPPVTCCGKPMERLVENTVDAAVEKHVPVIEKIDGGYKVCVGSVAHPMTPDHWIEWIELVSCDGKYVQRMMLEPSNIPEATFKCDADKVTALAYCNLHGLWKS